The window GAATCCATTCAGGAAAGGCTTGAAGAAGGTTATTCCAAGAGGCTTTATTGAGTAAGTTGATAATGAAATGCCCCTCCCATTGAAGTGAATAAACGGGTTTACTTCAGAGGTGCAAACATAGTAAAACACATAGGGGAAAACGCACTTGAATTTACAGTGCGTTTTCTATTGATTTATCAACATTGTAACGAATTTCAGCCGCTCATTTCGTCCGAATTCACATAGTAAATCACAGGTTATGAAATAATTATTGGGGGTGTGAATTCTTACGCTAACGAGTTCAATAGGAGTAAAGTAATGTCTTGATGAAATAAATAAAAAACAGACAGAAAAAATGATATATTTCTGTCTTTTTTAGTCTTAAAATGAATATGATTGGCCATCAATTGGTACTAACACATTAGACGCAATCCCTTTTTCATTAATAAAGTTCTTCAATTCTTCTCTGGATAGCCCCCAGTGGTTCACTGCTTCCATATGGACAGCAATAATTTTTGCATCAGGGGCAGTATTATGCACTTCATATACATCATCTTTCCCCATGACAAGAGGACCACCTACAAGGAATTGATTATATCCTGCATTGGCCACAATGATTTCGGGTTTATGTGCATCGATGATTTCTTGAACTGCTTCATACCATACTGTATCACCAGTAAAATATATTATTTTCTCATTTGAGTGTTTAAAGACAACGCCACACACTTCACCAGCATGCTTTAAGATTTCACCTCTACCATGTTCGCCTTTTGTTTTAATTAATTGGATTCCTTCAAATACTGTATCCTCTTCTAAAACCTCTACATTTTTGAAACCAGCGTTGCCAATTTCCGTTGCATCTTCATGATTTTGGGCAAATATTTTAATTTCTTTTGGTAATGCTTCTTTTGCAGCATCATCCCAATGGTCGGAATGCAGATGAGTGACAATGACAGCATCGATATTAGATATAATATTGTCCATGGATGTCGGTAGGCTTACCAAAGGATTATTTTGGTCTTCTCTTGGTGCAGGGGGTAAACCCACACCTGTTCCAAAAGGAGGCATAGTTCCTTTTTCCGCTAACATCGGATCAATTAAAAACCTTTTCCCTGCATATTCTACAACCGCTGTTGCATTACGAATGTGATGTATATTCATATATATGAAACTCTCCTTTTCTTTTTTTTGATTTGAAACACTTATTTAGTTTAAACTATGACCAACTAACGAATACATGGGCTAAATAAAGTCTTTCGGCAGTTTCACTTTATTAATGAAAGGATTATTAAAATGTTAGATAAGACGGATATACATATCCTTGATGAACTATCCAAGAACAGTCGTATCACGATGAAAGAATTAGGTGAGAAAGTACATTTGACTGGGCC is drawn from Bacillus sp. FJAT-18017 and contains these coding sequences:
- a CDS encoding MBL fold metallo-hydrolase, with the translated sequence MNIHHIRNATAVVEYAGKRFLIDPMLAEKGTMPPFGTGVGLPPAPREDQNNPLVSLPTSMDNIISNIDAVIVTHLHSDHWDDAAKEALPKEIKIFAQNHEDATEIGNAGFKNVEVLEEDTVFEGIQLIKTKGEHGRGEILKHAGEVCGVVFKHSNEKIIYFTGDTVWYEAVQEIIDAHKPEIIVANAGYNQFLVGGPLVMGKDDVYEVHNTAPDAKIIAVHMEAVNHWGLSREELKNFINEKGIASNVLVPIDGQSYSF